In one window of Candidatus Atribacteria bacterium DNA:
- a CDS encoding transketolase: MPIIDSRTGKIKKDYTIEELVEKARVMRAYSMTAITAAGSGHPGGTLSIMDIAAALYLREIKHDPVNPEWKDRDRVFWSAGHKAPALYAALGEAGYFPIDEMVKLRKLWSGFEGHPNRFKLPGLELSSGSLGLGLGVAVGCSLNARLEKKDYHTFCILGDGELDEGSVWESAMAAAHYKLDNLIAIVDRNNLQIDGPTEEVMRLESVVEKWQAFGWHTLEIDGHNMTEILKSFKKAKTLKGKPTVIIAHTVKGKEVSYAENVVGYHGVCPKDGRKGAESLEKALEDIKAKNFDEKKADALYQKACVYQEEVNQKIDQAMPKFKRDYWWNKAVTMKVKMVPTRKGFGNAIEKLGEVKSVVAFGADITNSICMNQFYEKHPERKERFFQIGIAEPNMTSVASGFAKEGKTAFIGSYGVFVTGRNWDQIRTTVCYNNFNVKIANAHAGLSVGPDGATHQALEEISNMYYLPNMHLIVPSDALETEKGTLAVAKIQGPAVIRYAREATPIVTKEDTPYTFGKANVIRFREEKEDFVDAFETKLASHYPSEKEDVCIITCGPMVAEAMRAAYILKKEYNLETRILNIHTVKPLDKESIIQAAEEIGLVMTVEEHQKGGFGNIIAGVIAAGKKYKTPLLLEMMGVEDQFGLSGAPWELLKTFGLTAEHIAKRVKTLSEKK, translated from the coding sequence ATGCCAATTATTGATTCCAGGACAGGGAAAATAAAAAAAGATTATACCATTGAAGAATTAGTGGAAAAAGCAAGAGTGATGAGAGCTTATAGTATGACAGCTATTACCGCTGCCGGCTCCGGTCATCCCGGAGGAACCTTATCTATTATGGATATAGCTGCTGCCCTTTACTTAAGGGAGATCAAACATGACCCGGTGAATCCTGAATGGAAAGACAGGGATAGAGTTTTTTGGTCAGCAGGACATAAGGCACCGGCTCTCTATGCTGCCCTGGGAGAGGCAGGTTATTTCCCCATTGATGAAATGGTGAAATTAAGAAAATTATGGTCCGGTTTTGAAGGACACCCCAATCGTTTTAAATTACCAGGATTGGAACTTTCCAGTGGTTCATTGGGACTGGGTCTGGGAGTTGCTGTCGGATGTTCTTTGAACGCTAGATTAGAAAAAAAAGACTACCATACTTTTTGTATTTTAGGAGATGGTGAATTGGATGAGGGTTCCGTATGGGAAAGTGCGATGGCTGCTGCCCACTATAAATTGGACAACTTGATAGCCATTGTTGATAGAAATAATCTGCAGATTGATGGACCCACCGAAGAGGTTATGCGATTGGAATCAGTAGTTGAAAAATGGCAAGCCTTTGGTTGGCATACCCTGGAGATTGACGGCCATAATATGACCGAGATTCTTAAATCCTTTAAGAAGGCTAAAACCCTAAAAGGTAAACCAACTGTGATTATTGCCCATACGGTTAAAGGAAAAGAAGTATCCTATGCTGAGAATGTGGTCGGTTATCATGGTGTATGTCCTAAGGATGGACGAAAAGGGGCAGAATCTTTGGAAAAAGCCTTAGAGGATATTAAAGCCAAAAATTTTGATGAGAAGAAAGCAGATGCACTATATCAAAAAGCCTGTGTCTATCAGGAGGAAGTCAACCAAAAGATTGATCAAGCGATGCCCAAATTTAAGCGAGATTACTGGTGGAATAAAGCGGTAACCATGAAAGTAAAGATGGTACCAACTCGAAAAGGATTTGGAAATGCCATTGAAAAATTAGGTGAAGTAAAATCGGTGGTAGCTTTCGGTGCCGATATTACCAATTCAATCTGCATGAATCAATTTTATGAAAAACATCCGGAAAGAAAAGAACGGTTTTTCCAGATAGGTATTGCCGAACCAAACATGACCTCGGTTGCCTCCGGATTTGCCAAAGAAGGTAAAACTGCTTTTATCGGTTCATACGGGGTCTTTGTAACCGGCAGAAATTGGGACCAGATCAGGACGACCGTTTGCTATAATAATTTTAACGTAAAAATTGCCAACGCCCATGCCGGATTATCGGTAGGTCCTGACGGGGCAACGCATCAAGCTTTAGAGGAAATTAGCAATATGTATTATCTGCCCAATATGCACCTCATTGTACCGAGTGATGCTCTGGAGACCGAAAAAGGAACCCTGGCTGTAGCCAAAATTCAAGGTCCGGCAGTGATCAGATATGCCCGAGAAGCTACCCCCATTGTTACCAAAGAGGATACACCTTATACCTTCGGCAAAGCCAATGTTATCCGTTTCAGAGAGGAAAAGGAAGACTTTGTTGATGCCTTTGAGACCAAATTAGCATCTCATTACCCATCTGAAAAAGAAGATGTTTGCATTATCACCTGTGGACCCATGGTGGCAGAGGCTATGCGGGCAGCCTATATCCTAAAGAAAGAATATAACCTTGAAACCAGGATATTAAATATTCACACGGTCAAACCCCTGGATAAAGAGAGTATTATTCAAGCAGCGGAAGAAATCGGGCTGGTAATGACGGTGGAAGAACACCAAAAGGGTGGGTTTGGAAACATTATTGCCGGTGTGATAGCCGCTGGTAAAAAGTATAAGACTCCCTTATTATTGGAAATGATGGGCGTGGAGGATCAATTTGGTTTATCCGGTGCCCCCTGGGAGCTGCTTAAGACTTTTGGGCTTACTGCCGAGCATATCGCCAAAAGGGTGAAAACATTAAGTGAAAAGAAATAA
- a CDS encoding IS110 family transposase: MYYIGIDVSKKDLSVFNGKKDLKFINQEGLRPFKKYLKGKYKNFSDLVIIFEPTGIYSFKLKEFCAENSIKAYIVNPKRSHSFARSLGIRPKDDKIDARILYQFHRLIDSKDIKVPKIDQQTKVLSSYLTSYEFTVKQRVAISNHLESLRDEKLVSLLKKELKRAQKLEDKIFHDILEYIRQNQNLREDYERLLTISGVGEKMAIALLTLFKTYQGTNRAQITALVGLDSTKRESGSSVRGRAKISKNGKAIYRKVSYLPAICATVHNQKIKIFYQRLLAHHKPKKLAIIASMRKILLIAHAMYRDKTEYMAV; encoded by the coding sequence ATGTATTATATCGGAATTGACGTCTCAAAGAAAGACTTATCAGTATTTAACGGTAAAAAAGACCTAAAATTTATCAATCAAGAAGGCTTAAGACCTTTTAAAAAATACCTGAAAGGAAAATACAAAAACTTTTCAGATCTAGTAATCATCTTTGAGCCAACCGGCATATACTCTTTTAAACTAAAGGAATTCTGTGCTGAAAACAGTATCAAGGCCTATATCGTAAATCCCAAGAGGAGCCATAGCTTTGCCCGAAGTTTAGGTATACGCCCTAAGGACGATAAGATTGATGCTCGAATTCTCTATCAATTTCATAGGCTAATTGATTCAAAGGACATCAAGGTACCCAAGATAGACCAACAGACCAAGGTCTTATCCAGTTATCTTACTAGTTATGAGTTTACCGTAAAACAGAGAGTAGCTATTTCTAATCACCTGGAAAGTCTAAGAGATGAGAAGCTGGTCAGTCTTTTAAAGAAAGAGTTAAAACGGGCACAAAAGTTAGAAGATAAAATCTTTCATGATATTTTAGAATACATTAGGCAAAACCAAAACTTAAGAGAAGATTATGAAAGGTTGCTTACTATCTCTGGTGTAGGGGAAAAGATGGCTATTGCCCTACTTACTCTATTTAAAACTTATCAAGGTACTAACCGGGCCCAAATCACCGCTTTGGTAGGACTTGATTCTACCAAAAGAGAATCTGGAAGCTCGGTGAGGGGTAGGGCAAAGATCAGTAAAAACGGTAAGGCAATATACCGTAAAGTATCCTATTTGCCTGCCATTTGTGCCACCGTACATAATCAAAAAATAAAAATATTTTATCAAAGATTATTAGCTCATCATAAACCTAAAAAGTTAGCGATAATTGCTTCTATGAGAAAGATACTCTTAATAGCACATGCTATGTATAGAGATAAGACAGAATATATGGCTGTCTAG